The nucleotide window CATCGAACGGCTGGGACGGCGATCGATATGCGCTCGTGAAAACGCCCAAAGGCGACGCGCTCGTCTGGGCCACGGTGTGGGATACGCGCCAGGACGGCGTCGAGTTCATCGACGCCGTCGATCAGGTCATGCGCGAGCGATTCAATCGCCTGCCGCGCATCACCGCCGAGCTGCGCCACTTCGAGTCGCCGACGCGCACCATCGACGTCGACGTGCGTGAGATCAACGGGCGGCCCGTCGTCCTGTACGTCGACGTGCCGGCGGGCGAGAGCACGAACCTCGTCGACTTCGCGAAAGTGCACGTGACACCGCGGTGAGCGAGCCGCTTCGCTTGGCCGGCGGCTCGCCGTCTGCCGCGGTGACGCGGCTCGAGCCGGTCGCGATGCACGACGAGGCTGATCGCCAGGCGCGCCTCGATCGAATGAAGCGCTTCGCGACGCTGCTGCTCGTCGCGGCGACGGCGCTGTTCGTCGTCGCGCGGCTCCTCGAATCGCGGTATCCGTGGCTTGGCATCGTGCGCGCGACGGCCGAGGCGGCGATGGTCGGCGGCATAGCGGACTGGTTCGCGGTCACCGCGCTGTTCCGTCACCCACTCGGCATTCCGATCCCGCACACGGCCATCGTGCCGGCGAAGAAAGATCGCGTGGGCCGCACACTCGGCGCCTTCGTGCAGCGCAATTTTCTCACGCGCGACGTCATCGAGCATCGCTTTCGTTCGCTGCGCGTCGGCGAGCGCCTGGCCGAATGGCTGGCCGATTCACAGAACGCGCGCACGATCTCGCGCAGTGCGGCGAGCGCGTTGAGCTCCGCGGCGCAAATGCTGCGCGACGAGGACGTGCAGGACGTGCTCGACCGGACGCTCGCTCAACGCATGCGCACGATGCACCTGGCGCCGCTGCTCGGGAAAGTGCTGACGGTGATGACCGAGGACGACCGCCATCAGGAAGTGCTGGACGAAGTGATTCAGCTTGCGTCGGTCACGGTGAATGAGAATGCCGACGTCATTCGCGAGCGGATCGAGCGCGAGACGCCGTGGTGGGTGCCGTCGTCCGTCGACAACAAGATCTTCAAGCGCGTGCTCGGGGCGATTCAACGATTGCTCGCCGAGCTGGCCGCCGATCGCAATCATGCGCTGCGGCAGCGCTTCGACGTGGCGCTGGACAACTTCGTCGAGCGGCTGAATACGTCGCCGGAGTTCGCGGCGCGCGTCGACGCGTGGAAGGAAGACTTCCTCGACAACGATGCGGCGCGCCGATTCTCGGCGACGCTGTGGGACGAGGCGAAGGAAGCGCTCGCGCGCCATGCCGAGAAGCCCGAGGGGTCGGCGCCGAACGTGATCGAGCATGCGCTGACCACGTTCGGGCAGAAGGCGCTGCAGGATCCCGAGCTGCTCGCGAAGATGGACGACTTCGCGGTCGACATCGCGGCGTTCCTGGTGTCGCGGTATCAGGATGAAGTGGCGGACCTGATCGCGTCGACCGTGGCGGCGTGGGATCCGGATCTGACGTCGCGTCGCGTGGAGCTGGCGATCGGGCGTGACTTGCAATTCATCCGCATCAACGGGACGATCGTTGGCGGGTTGGTGGGGCTGCTCCTCTATCTGATTTCGCGGGCGTAACACACAACGCTGTCATCCTCGCGAGCCGAAGGCGAGTCGAGGATCTGCTCCTGCGAACGGCGTTCCCAAGAGCAGGTCCTCGTCTTCCTCGCTTCGCTCGTTCGCGAGGATGACGTTAAAGCGCCGCCTCCGCCTCCGCGCGATCCGCCGGCGTCGTCGCGCCCGCGAGGCCCGGCGACGGCTCCGGCTGCACCGCATCCGCCAACTCCTCGGGCACCGGCGGCAAGAGCGCGAGATGGAGCACCTCGTCCATCTTGTCGACGAACGTGAACGCCATGTTCTTGCGCACCTCTTCGGGCACGTCGCGCAAATCCTTCTCGTTCGACTTGGGCATGATCACTTCACGCAGCCCCGAACGATATGCCGCGAGCACCTTCTCCTTCACGCCGCCGATTTCGAGCACCTTGCCGCGCAGCGTGACTTCGCCGGTCATCGCCACGTCGCGCCGCACGGGCCGTCCGCTGAGCGCGCTCGCGATGGCAAGCGTGAGCGTGATGCCCGCGCTCGGCCCGTCTTTCGGAATGGCGCCGGCCGGCAAGTGAATGTGCAGATCCGCCTCGCGGAACGTCGACTCGTCGATGCCGAGCTGCGTCGCGCGCGAGCGCACGTACGAGTATGCCGCGTCGACCGACTCGCGCATCACGTCGCCGAGCTGCCCCGTGACCGTCATGCGACCCTGACCCGGCATCTTGAGCGCTTCGATCAGCATGATGTCGCCGCCCGTCGACGTCCACGCGAGACCGGTCACCACGCCGACCTCCGGCACCTTCTCGGCTTCTTCGACCGCGTAGCGCGGAATGCCGAGCACTTCCTCGACCTTGTCGACGTCGACGATCCACGCGCCCTCTTCGCCTTCGGCCTTCTTGCGCGCGCGCTTGCGCATGATCGCCGCGAGGTTGCGTTCAAAGTTTCGTAATCCCGCCTCGCGCGAATAGCGGTTCGAGATGAACGACAGCGACTCGTCGGTGAACTGGAGGTCCTTGTCGCCGATGCCGTGCTCCTCGAGCAGCCGCGGCAGCAGGTACCGCCAGGCGATCTCGACTTTCTCCTCGACCGTGTAGCCGGCGATCTTGATGATCTCCATGCGGTCGCGGAGCGGAGCGGGGACGTCGAAGATGTTGTTCGCCGTGCAGATGAACAGGCACTGCGACAGATCGAACGGCAGGTTCAGGTAGTGATCGACGAACGAGTTGTTCTGGCTGGGATCGAGCACTTCGAGCATCGCCGCGGTGGGATCCCCCGACGGGCCGCCTCCCGACATCTTGTCGATTTCATCGATCATTAATACCGGATCTTTAACAGCCACGCGCCGCAGCGCCTGGATGATGAGCCCCGGCATCGCGCCCACGTACGTCCGCCGGTGGCCGCGAATCTCGGCCTCGTCGCGCACGCCGCCCACGGAAATTCGGTAGAACTCTCGTCCAATGGATTTGCCGATCGCTTCGCCGAGCGACGTCTTGCCGGTGCCCGGCGGCCCGACGAAGCAGAGGATGGGCCCGTGCGGATCGCCGCCTCGCAGTTTTCTCACCGCGAGGTACTCGATGATGCGCTCCTTCG belongs to Gemmatimonadaceae bacterium and includes:
- a CDS encoding DUF445 family protein; protein product: MSEPLRLAGGSPSAAVTRLEPVAMHDEADRQARLDRMKRFATLLLVAATALFVVARLLESRYPWLGIVRATAEAAMVGGIADWFAVTALFRHPLGIPIPHTAIVPAKKDRVGRTLGAFVQRNFLTRDVIEHRFRSLRVGERLAEWLADSQNARTISRSAASALSSAAQMLRDEDVQDVLDRTLAQRMRTMHLAPLLGKVLTVMTEDDRHQEVLDEVIQLASVTVNENADVIRERIERETPWWVPSSVDNKIFKRVLGAIQRLLAELAADRNHALRQRFDVALDNFVERLNTSPEFAARVDAWKEDFLDNDAARRFSATLWDEAKEALARHAEKPEGSAPNVIEHALTTFGQKALQDPELLAKMDDFAVDIAAFLVSRYQDEVADLIASTVAAWDPDLTSRRVELAIGRDLQFIRINGTIVGGLVGLLLYLISRA
- the lon gene encoding endopeptidase La, producing MAKAQRKDDILKSELPPTLPLMALRSTIVYPLGTIAVQMGAPENLSLLRAHEEPGLIVALVVASGDHDEPIDSSRFHGRVGVAARVHERINLPGDTVQITLQGLRRIVIDEMVQTEPYPIANVRAARETPPAPDELDDLISRVVSSAETLAELVDRIPDEVPAILKMNVSDPGRFADLAATNMNFRIADKDEVLQRLDVGQRLRFILTRLEREVARARVMEDVKRQTEIKIEQHQREFYLRQQLRAIQAELGEADPGEKEAIDILRKIDDAKLPEKVGQEARRETERMRMLSPASSEYQVVRTYLDWVLSLPWNKKSGQEEIDLKSVEAALDERHYGLDEAKERIIEYLAVRKLRGGDPHGPILCFVGPPGTGKTSLGEAIGKSIGREFYRISVGGVRDEAEIRGHRRTYVGAMPGLIIQALRRVAVKDPVLMIDEIDKMSGGGPSGDPTAAMLEVLDPSQNNSFVDHYLNLPFDLSQCLFICTANNIFDVPAPLRDRMEIIKIAGYTVEEKVEIAWRYLLPRLLEEHGIGDKDLQFTDESLSFISNRYSREAGLRNFERNLAAIMRKRARKKAEGEEGAWIVDVDKVEEVLGIPRYAVEEAEKVPEVGVVTGLAWTSTGGDIMLIEALKMPGQGRMTVTGQLGDVMRESVDAAYSYVRSRATQLGIDESTFREADLHIHLPAGAIPKDGPSAGITLTLAIASALSGRPVRRDVAMTGEVTLRGKVLEIGGVKEKVLAAYRSGLREVIMPKSNEKDLRDVPEEVRKNMAFTFVDKMDEVLHLALLPPVPEELADAVQPEPSPGLAGATTPADRAEAEAAL